The genomic region AGTGGAAAGGGCTGAGACCGTTAATTCGGGATCCGCGGAACCTGATCAGGTTAATACCTGCGAAGGGAACAAGAGTAATTCTGCTTTATGCACCAGCCTTCACGGGCGGCGCACATCCATTACTCCATCCGTCGTCTGGCAAGCCACGTCCTTAATTTTATGGAATGAGCTATGTCTGCCACTACACCATTGTCCCGCCGCGAACAGCGCGCACAGGCCCAACACTTTATCGATACCCTGGAAGGCACTGCTTTCCCCAACTCAAAACGCATTTATATTCCCGGCTCCAGACCCGATCTCCGCGTACCGATGCGGGAAATCCAGTTGAGTCCAACGCTTATCGGCGGCAGCAAAGAGAACCCGCAGTTCGAAGAGAACGAAGCGGTTCCGGTTTACGACACCTCCGGCCCGTATGGCGATCCTGACGTGACGATTGACGTGCAACAGGGCCTGGCAAAATTGCGCCAGCCGTGGATTGACGCCCGTAACGACAGCGAAGAACTGAACGACCGCAGTTCAGCGTACACGAAGGAACGTCTGGCCGATGACGGTCTGGACGAACTGCGTTTCACTGGCCTGCTGACACCAAAACGCGCCAAATCAGGACGCCGCGTTACCCAGCTTCACTATGCCCGCCAGGGGATCGTGACCCCGGAAATGGAATTTATTGCGATTCGCGAAAACATGGGGCGCGAGCGTATCCGCAGCGAAGTGTTACGCCACCAGCATCCGGGGGAAGGTTTCGGCGCACGCCTGCCGGAAAATATTACGCCGGAATTCGTTCGTGACGAAGTCGCTGCCGGTCGCGCCATTATTCCCGCCAATATCAACCACCCGGAATCCGAGCCGATGATCATTGGCCGCAACTTCCTGGTGAAGGTCAACGCTAACATCGGCAACTCGGCGGTCACCTCCTCCATCGAAGAAGAGGTGGAAAAACTGGTCTGGTCGACTCGCTGGGGCGCGGATACGGTGATGGACCTTTCCACCGGACGATATATCCACGAAACCCGTGAGTGGATCTTACGTAACAGTCCGGTGCCTATCGGTACCGTGCCGATCTACCAGGCGCTGGAGAAGGTTAACGGGATCGCCGAAGATCTCACCTGGGAAGCCTTTCGCGACACGCTGCTGGAACAGGCGGAACAAGGGGTCGATTACTTCACCATCCACGCCGGCGTGCTGCTGCGTTACGTGCCGATGACCGCGAAGCGCCTGACCGGTATCGTCTCGCGCGGCGGTTCGATCATGGCGAAGTGGTGCCTTTCCCATCACAAAGAGAATTTCCTCTACCAGCACTTCCGTGAGATTTGCGAAATCTG from Citrobacter sp. RHB25-C09 harbors:
- the thiC gene encoding phosphomethylpyrimidine synthase ThiC, with the translated sequence MSATTPLSRREQRAQAQHFIDTLEGTAFPNSKRIYIPGSRPDLRVPMREIQLSPTLIGGSKENPQFEENEAVPVYDTSGPYGDPDVTIDVQQGLAKLRQPWIDARNDSEELNDRSSAYTKERLADDGLDELRFTGLLTPKRAKSGRRVTQLHYARQGIVTPEMEFIAIRENMGRERIRSEVLRHQHPGEGFGARLPENITPEFVRDEVAAGRAIIPANINHPESEPMIIGRNFLVKVNANIGNSAVTSSIEEEVEKLVWSTRWGADTVMDLSTGRYIHETREWILRNSPVPIGTVPIYQALEKVNGIAEDLTWEAFRDTLLEQAEQGVDYFTIHAGVLLRYVPMTAKRLTGIVSRGGSIMAKWCLSHHKENFLYQHFREICEICAAYDVSLSLGDGLRPGSIQDANDEAQFSELHTLGELTKIAWEYDVQVMIEGPGHVPMQMIRRNMTEELEHCHEAPFYTLGPLTTDIAPGYDHFTSGIGAAMIGWFGCAMLCYVTPKEHLGLPNKEDVKQGLITYKIAAHAADLAKGHPGAQIRDNAMSKARFEFRWEDQFNLALDPFTARAYHDETLPQESGKVAHFCSMCGPKFCSMKISQEVRNYAAAQTIEVGMADMSENFRARGGEIYLKKEEA